The genomic stretch TGTCACCCCGTCCGGTGCCATTCATCAACTGGATGTAGTCGACCACGATCAGGCCGAGGCCCTTCTCGCCGTCGGCCTTCAGCCGCGCGTCCATTCGCCGTGCGCGCGCCGACAGCGCGGCGATGTTCATGGCGGCTTGGTCGTCGATCGCGATCGGGAGTTCCTTCAGGTCTCGCATCGCATCGGTGAGGGCCGTCCAGTCCTCATCCTCCAGCCCGTCCTTCCGGCGCAACTTCCCGTTGTCGATACCGGAGCGGTTGCTGATCAGGCGCAGGGTCATCTGCCGGCGCGACATCTCCAGCGAGAACAGCGCGACGTGCCGGCCAGCGCGCGCCGCGGCGTCACAGAACTCCAGCGCGGCAGCCGTCTTGCCCATGCCTGGGCGCGCCGCGAGGATCATCAGGTCCGTGTCTTCGAGACCCGGAAGGATCGCCGCGACGTTCGACCACGGCGGGACCAGCGCCGGCGCGGACTCGCCGCGATAGCGCGCCACGATGTCGTCAAAGGCGTTGCTGAGCTCTGTGCGTACGTACCGCGGGCCTTCGCTCGCTCGCGCCACGCCGATCTCGCTCAGCCGGGAAGCCGCTTCGGCGATCAGCTCGTGCGATTCCCGCCCATCGGGCTGGAAACCGCTGTTGACCATGCCGGTACCGATCTCGATGTACTGCCGCAGCAGCGCCTTGTCCGCGACGATCTCGGCATACGCACGGATGTTTGCCGCTGACGGCGTCGTGTTCGCGAGCTCGATCAGGTACGCGCCGCCGGCGACGTGCTCGCTTAGGCCCTTTGCCTCGAACCAATCGCCCAGCACGACTGCATCGAATCCGCGGCCCTTCTGCTTTGCCGCGAGGATCGCGCTGTAGATCAGCCGGTGGTCGCGCCGATAGAACATCTCGGGGTGCAGGATGTCCGCTACTTCGTCGAGCGCCTCGGCAACGAGCATCAGCCCACCTAGGACCGCCTGCTCAGCCTCGATCGATTGCGGCGGCACCCGTAGGCGCCCTGCCTCGTGGTCGAGTGCGGTCATGCGGCCTGGTCCTCCACTTCCTGCTGCGCCTTACGTTCGGCCTCCGCGTCGCGCTCGCGCTTCAGCTGCACGCCGACGGTGGTGAGCTCGCACGTGCCATCCGGCCGGCAGAACCAGACGTTCGCCCAGTTGCCGCGTACGGCGCTCCGGAAGTGCGCGCGCCAATCCTTCTGGCGACGGTCGGTGTCGCGGTACTTGTGCGCGAAGGCGCGCCAGGCGAGCTGCACGAACTCCACCGGGATACCCATGTCAGTCGCATGGACGAACACCGGGTCCGTCGGTGGGATGAGCTTCTCGCCCGCGGCGCGGCACTCGTCAGCGAAGGCACGGAAGGTGATCTTCGGGCTACGTCCCTTTCCCGGGGATCGCCCCCCGCTTGCGGGGGGTATGGGGGGAAGTTGTTCTTTCCCTTCCTCTTCCTCTTCCCTTTCCTCTTCCCTTCCCTTCCCTTCCTGCAATCCCGAACGCTTCCCCGTCGCTTCCCCATCGCTTCCCGACTTTTCCCCGTCCACGGGCGATGCTTCACCATCCATTCCCGGGTACTTCGGTTTCTCCTGCGCTTCCTTCCCGCCGATGCGCTGGTGCGTGGTGAACGAGGGGACGACCCCGTAATCCTTCCCGTCGACGGTGTAGCGCTCCAACAGCCCAGCGCGCGCCAGCAGCGCCAGCGTCGCGGCCATGTCGAAGGGCAGGAACGGCAGGATGTCGAGCTTCAGCGAGCGCGGCTTCCATTCGAAGCGGCCGGCCTTGTCGCAGTGGCCCCACAGTGCCGCGAATACGAGCATCACGTAGCTGCCCGGGTTCTCCGCTTCCAGGTCCTGCAGCGCCTCGTGACGGAAGAACTCCGGTTTGATCGTGCGAATTCGGGCCATCAGGCGGCCCTCTGTAGCGGCAGCTCCGGCGCGATTGCCTCAGGGTTTCGGCGCAGCTCGGCGCGGTGCATTTCGAAAGCCTTCGAAATCTCGAACTCGCGCTCCTCGTCGGCCGTCATCGTGCCGCGCGCGAGCATCTCGCGTTCCCTGCGCATCACTTCCTCGCAGTGGGCTCGGCTGGGCATCTCACGCCCTCCCCTGCTCGACGATCTCGCACAGCTTCCGCATCAGCGCCATCTGCGCCGAAGCCTGGGCCATGTTCTTCGCCAGCACCCGCTTTAGCTCGTTCTGCGTCAGGCGGCCATCGGCCAGCGCGTCGTTGAGCTCTTTGTCGAGGTCGCCTTCCGCCGCGTTCGCACGCAGCAGCAGCTGGAAGACGGTGCCTTCGGCCGCGTCCTCCGCCTTCTGGAGCACGAACCCATGTTCGGCGCTCAGGGCGTGCAGCATCCGATAGTCCTTCGTGAACGCCATGATCATGTTGGCTTCGCGAACGGTCAGATGGTGCGTGTCGTTGTTCGGGTTGACCTTGTTGCGCAGCACGGCGGGCGACATGCCGATGCGCGGTGCGAGCGACTCGGAGCCACCGGGGTAGTCGTGGACCGTCTGATACGCGGCGTCGATGATGTTCATCGGGGGATTACCTGAACGTGGTTGTCGCAGCGGATGCGACGCACGATGGCGTCATGAACAGGCAGCGACGAATTGATCGGAGAAATGCCCGGCAGTGGTGCCGGGCGAGCGCGCGTGGCGCGTTTGTTGTCGGTGAGCGTTGCCAGGCCATCGACCGCCTCCCCCTGTCGGCCGTTGCTCATGGGCGTCGCCTTGGCGCCGTCCAAAGGCGCGCGATCGCTCTTTCGAGCGCGGCGGCTTGCGGGTATAGGTCGGTGGACTTCATGGCGGTCGCCCCCTCAGGCCGCCCTAGGTCGGTGCGATGGGGATTCCTCCTCATCGTTCGCCGCGTGGCGGCCGTTGGAGTCACTCCCGAGCGGAACGTGGTAGCCGGTGATCTGCCCCGCCTGGTCTCGCGTCCAAACGATGTCCGGGCGGAGGTGCTCGCACCGGATGCCGCTGAGCTCTTCGAGCTTCGGGCAATGCTCGGGCGGCAGCGGCCGCTTACCGTTAACCCATTGCCAGACCATGCCGGCGGTGAGGTGCAACGCCTTCGCCGTCGCGGCTTGGCCGCCAATGGCCTTCACTGCCTGCTCAAGGGGTGTCGGTTTGCTCATAGGCCGGGATACTAGCCATGCTATTGACGTCTTTCAATAGCTCGGCTCGTTGTCCCGACAGACGGCTATCCGTAGCTTCGCTACGCATGAGCCGCCCCCGCCTCCTAACTGACCCAGACGACGTCGCGGCTTCTGACGAGTTCAAGCGCTGCCTGATCGCCTCGAAGAAGACGCAGGAGCAGGTCGCAGCCGAGATCGGGTCCGGCGTCAGCCAAGGCACCGTTTGGCAGTGGGCCAATCGCAGACTCGCGATCCCGGCGAACAGAGCGGCCGACGCAGCCAGGGCTGTCGGCACAACGCCCGACAAGATCAGCACGGAGCATCGCCGGTTCTGGGCGAAGGCGAGCGCTTGGATCGATGAGGCTCCGCATCACTACCGCGGCCCCATGCCCACGTCCGGGTATGAACCAGCGCCGGACCTCGGCCCGTCTCAGCATGTGGGAATCGCGCTCTCTACAGTCGCCGACGCGATGATCGTCATCCGGGCTTACCTGGAGGACAAAGGGGAACCTGTCGAAAACCTCCCAGATCCGGTGCTGGTGAAAGCCGCATTAGACCTGGTGGTGGAGCGCGCCGAACCCCTCACGCTCACGAACGTCATCGCATTCAAACGACAGCTCGCGACGAGGTTGAAGGAAACCGATAATGGGGATGAACGAAGGGAAGCTGCGGGAGCTGGTTGATCTGCTGGATCAGCGCGTTGTCCGGGTCCAGTCTCCGCGTCCCGAACTGAAGGTTGTGCCTTTCATGCCGCCGCCGGAGCCCGGCATGGACAGCGTTACGCGCGAGGCAATGACGCAGCGCATCCGCGACCTACAGCGCATGTATCAGCTGGGCTGGCTGGTGCGGCAAGAAACCTTCCACGTGCCCGGCATCGAGCTGCTCGAGGATGGCGAGCTGAGCGCCCTGCTTCAGGACATGGAGCGCGCGCGCGAATGCATCGTCGAAGGAGTCAGCTTCGACGATGCTGGTCTCGTGCGTTCTC from Lysobacter auxotrophicus encodes the following:
- a CDS encoding phage regulatory CII family protein, whose product is MNIIDAAYQTVHDYPGGSESLAPRIGMSPAVLRNKVNPNNDTHHLTVREANMIMAFTKDYRMLHALSAEHGFVLQKAEDAAEGTVFQLLLRANAAEGDLDKELNDALADGRLTQNELKRVLAKNMAQASAQMALMRKLCEIVEQGRA
- a CDS encoding YdaS family helix-turn-helix protein, with amino-acid sequence MKAIGGQAATAKALHLTAGMVWQWVNGKRPLPPEHCPKLEELSGIRCEHLRPDIVWTRDQAGQITGYHVPLGSDSNGRHAANDEEESPSHRPRAA
- the dnaB gene encoding replicative DNA helicase, with the translated sequence MTALDHEAGRLRVPPQSIEAEQAVLGGLMLVAEALDEVADILHPEMFYRRDHRLIYSAILAAKQKGRGFDAVVLGDWFEAKGLSEHVAGGAYLIELANTTPSAANIRAYAEIVADKALLRQYIEIGTGMVNSGFQPDGRESHELIAEAASRLSEIGVARASEGPRYVRTELSNAFDDIVARYRGESAPALVPPWSNVAAILPGLEDTDLMILAARPGMGKTAAALEFCDAAARAGRHVALFSLEMSRRQMTLRLISNRSGIDNGKLRRKDGLEDEDWTALTDAMRDLKELPIAIDDQAAMNIAALSARARRMDARLKADGEKGLGLIVVDYIQLMNGTGRGDKRHEELSEISRGLKLLAKELHCPVIGLSQLNRSLEARSDKRPTMADLRESGALEQDADVVAFLYRDDYYTKDQSNAPGITEFIVGKQRSGPTDTAYLRHELSCFRFYDHVGSKPYYGKAKSALASNDGFDDVEIPRRRSVARGKDAASR